Genomic window (Papaver somniferum cultivar HN1 unplaced genomic scaffold, ASM357369v1 unplaced-scaffold_0, whole genome shotgun sequence):
TGAAtatttgaggaacacatcgaacttactttcctggtggggtacacagggtgagtactaaaaccaattggtttagacatacgaatgtcagctacacctttgagaattaaatataaggtgtgctgaagacgatcaatagatttgtcattcaacctagatttcctcttttgttcaccatgtccttttgaatcacaaaaaagacaCACTttttgatcacctgagtgattagatagAACAGTCTTAGTACCACCATCGTTGGGAGATAACTTCCTTCCAagtgatgtggatattccttgattagaggaagacacagACACATCGTTTCCAACATGAAGGGATTCAGAATTTTCTTCTGGAACATATATTTTTTCAAGCaaatcagaagcagttggtatagtggactctttggaacattcttgaatagagagttgaCTTAAAAGAAGTTCAGTTTCCAAAGCATGCTCTTTGAGTTTTTCCTCAAGCGGAGTTCTTGAAGAACAAACTAAGGCGTTTTCCTCACGAAGGACCTTTGGAATAGAGTCACaatcatttaccataccaacaaagacattgactttgtctttcaaccggtcgacatcatcagcctggattcttacaagttttagaatcactgcgCTCTCTTTGGCTACTTCaatttcaacttcagagtcagactcgtcagtaaggaaATTCGGGTAATAGTTGTCAATGGAAGTCTGTTTCATAGGAActctaggttcgtctatatttgagattgacaaatctttctctttaatagatttcatagaaatagattttttgttcctggtaatgcgtttatcagagatagcacttctgtccatattcagatcgctacaaacacatacttataaggtctttaatatgttttcctgctctgataccaactgaaaaagagggggtctaacaaccacacccaacaattcgtttggcaatctgaatagacaaactccaatatactttcaagagaatcaactagccagttagactcaatctagataaaagtatatccaagagttttatatctctatctctcaattcaatttgcaatcagcaatagaaatttgcgagcccgattgaatacaagataaatacctttaacggtaccaaagaccaatgttcaaggatcaatcaatttcaatcaacaaccaaaggttggatttcccaattgattgattcaattatataacaaaatataatgcagaaaagaaataacacatacaacagaagttttgttaacgaggaaacctcaaatgcagaaaaaccccgggacctagtccagatttgaacaccacactacagacactatcctactaccaatgaacttcggactgggatgtagttgaaccctaatcaatctcacattgattcaaggtacagttgcgctccttacatctccgatcccagcaggatactacgcacttaattcccttagctgatctcacccacaaccgatCTGTTTTATCCTATGGTTTCTTGGATAagtgctctctctctctcttctctgAGAATCGGCCTCTCAACTCAGTAAAATCTTTCTCTTTTTCATCATGATTCCTTAGCAATCTTCTACACAGTCCATGATATTCTTGCACAACCAAGCCATTAAATCAACTTAATTTCTtcctttttcaaaattttctcaaATCTATTACTTTAATTCATTTTCTTTTAAACATTtgtgttattttcatttttaaaatgTCTTGCTAACTCTTAATCTTCCCAAAATTTGTTTACAGGATGCTATCTCTCTAATGGTGTTTGCCTTATTTACAGTTGTGATTACAGCGTTTGCTCTGCGTGCTAAGATGCTTTTTGAAGCCAAGGTGTTCCCATTGATTCACTATCATGAGAAGGTTAAACTCAGTCAACACTGATCCATTGTCGATTACCGGAaatcccaaaagaaaaaaaagagagcaaATTTaggaaattcaaatttcaaattagtCGCAACAATCTAGGAATTAGTTTCCTAATATTACTCTTCTGGTTAATGGCCACATATATTATTTCTGTTTCTGGATTATACTACTATAACAACTTTTTATTCCCTCACTAGAATACTCGGATTGAAAATCTTGTTTATAAAAAATGAAACCCTAACACCTATAAATCTTTCTCTTATGTCATCCAAAGTGAAACATAAATCTCAACAACCCAACCCATCCAAAATCCCACCATGGAATCTGAGAAGAATGATCAAGTTTCTGATTTAGCAACAAGATTTAAGAAAGCCGGTCTTGAGATTgacaatgaagaagaaacagaaaatcCCTTACCTGAAGATGCAACACTAACAGAAGTTGAAGGAGAATGGGACCATTGTCTCATTGGTATGATCATTATggaaggaaaaataggatacaaAGTTGTGCAGAAACATGTAAAGTTTACATGGTCTCATATCCCTGAAGGTGAAGTGAAAGTAGTGGAAATTGAAGATAACATTATGGTATTCAAGTTTAAGATGAAGATACCAAGAAAAATGTATATACATAACTAGACTCTGGAGTGTGAATGGAAATCTAGTCATTCTGCATCACTACAACTTAGAAGTGATGTACAAGGAACTTGAATGGAACTTTCAGTGTTTTTGGCTGCAACTCAAAAAACTCTTACCTGAGTACATGAATCCTATATCAGTAACAAAGATAGGAAAACTGATGGGAGAGGTTATTGATATTGAACCCAAGGATGCTATTCCATTAGATAAAGATGGTGTTAAAGTATGTATCTCAATAGACAtcaacaactctttgagaatagGATCTTTGGCTAAAACATATGTTGATTATACAATatggatcaatttttttttatgagaagCATCCACACAATATATGCCCCCATTGCTACATCGTTAAGCACACTCAAGGTGCATGTAAGGCAACAGCTGAATTTGTTACTAAAGCTCATAACAAGCCATACTACTTTGGCATCAGAAATGTGACTGGGAAGAAAAAGTCTGGAGAAGAAGACTCAgctacaaatatccttatcatgCAGAAACAAAGGACTCCCCTTTTGTCCCTCCAAAAGATGGAATCATGATTAGACTTGTGGTTAACATTTCAACACAAGATAAAGAAGACAACAACTCAGCAAGATTAGGCAAAAGACTTAGGATCTCAGATACTCAAGACCCTAaggaaaatatgacaaccaatgtCCTTCTTACCTCTCATCCTCCTGCTCATGATGGTAAACCAATGGAAACACCAGCTACAGACAGAGTCACACGCAAAGAGAAGCAACCTAAGAACACTTTAGGGGTGAACAAGGTAAATAACAAAAAATTCTTTACTTTTATTTCTCTCAGTCAAtttatttttccaatttttttattattatttcaacTGTTGTGATATTGTGCACACAAAGATGAAAATCATATCATGGAATGCGTGTGGCTTTGGAAATAAGGACactagaaatcatcttcatatgcTCATCAAATCCCAAAACCCAGACATAATTTTCTTGTCAGAAACTAAAAACCAACAGAAAAGAATGAAATACATGTTAGCTAGATACAAATACCCAAATGTCTCTTTTCTAAACCCAATTGGCTTATCTGGTGGCCCGTGTCTCCTATGGAAAGACAACATTGATCTGAAAGtgattgatatgagtttgaaCATGATAAATTGCATAGTTAAGCTAGACAGTCAAAACAATAGCTCCTTGCTCACTTGTCTCTATGGTGCCTTGAATGAGAATGATAGAGAAGCACAATGGAACCACATTAACAATCTAAGAGGAAATCACAATAACCATTGGATAGTTATAGGGTACCTAAATTTCATTCTAGATAGAAATGGTAAAGAAGGAGGAAACACTCCCAGACAAACTGATTTAGATGCTAATAATACCATTTTAAACATGAACAACTTGTCTAGTATGCAATATATAGAAACCCTTTCACATGGATCAATAGAAGAAATGGTAATGACCTTATTCTAGAGAGACTAGATAGAGTCCTTACTACTTATGATTGGAATGTTATTTATCCTAATGTTGTTTTTTATCACTTGAATGTTGTTGGTAGTGATCATTGTCCCATCATGTTATTAACTAGCAAAAAAAGTAGCAATACAAAAAAACCCTTTAGGGTAAACAAAGCTTGGTTTAGAGACACTACTTGTCATGATCTGATTAAGTCTGAATGGAAAAGCAGCACTAGTGATTCTGCTTCCTATCAACTCACTCATTGTCTCAAAAACACTAAAGTTGGCCTTAGACGCTGGAACTACCATCATTTTGGTAATATTTAAACTCAGATCACCAATATTGAAACTCAATTATTTGTTCTTACCATTAGGGGTACTAATCATAATACTAGAAGGATAGAAGAGTTAACTACTGAGTTAAAACATTGGTATGACATAGAATCTGAATTCTGGAGACAAAAAGGCAAAGATGATGCTCTTCTTTTGGATGACAGAAACACTGCTTACTTTCACCAAAAGGCCAATTTTAGAAAGAAAAGAACCCAGATAGAATGTTTGAAATCTGATCTTGGAATTTGGCTAGATGAGAGGCATGATATTGAAAATGAACTTGTAAGACACTTTagtaacatgagaaaaacttCTAACCCTCCTAGATCATATGATTATCCCAACAATATGGATGTTAAAATTAGTGATACTGATAATGCCATGTTGATTGCTATCCCCAATGCTGATGAGGTTAGAAAAATTGTCTTTGATATGAAACCTTGGACCACTCCAAGTCCTGATGGTTTCCCACCTGGTTTTTATCAACTAATGTGGGAAACTGTAGGCAATGATGTAGTAAAAATGGTTCAGGATTTCTTCCACTCTCATCACCTGCTAAAACAATTGAACCATAATTTTACTACTCTTATTCCTAAAAACAATTGTCCTAAAAGTGCAGTGGATTTCAGACCAATAAGTATGTGTAATGTGTCTTATAAGATCATCTCAAAATTGTTTGCTTCTAGGCTTAAATGTGTGCTGCATAAGATAATATCTCCTGCTCAAACTGCTTTTTTGTCTGGTAGATTAATTCATGATAATATAATAATTTCCCATGAATTAATCCATTCCATGAAAAACTAAAGCTCTAGATGGTTGTGATACTATTAAATTagacatgtcaaaagcttttgacagagtaGAATGgttttttcttattgataatctTAAGAAGCTTGGTTTCTCAAATGAATGGTGCAACATGATAGAACAATGTGTTACTATTATCTCCACATCTATCATTCTCAATGGAGCTCCAGGTGATGTTTATTTACCTCAAAGAGGGCTCAGGCAGGGTGATCCTCTATCACCCTACTTATTCATTCTTTGTATGTAATGTTTTTAAAGAAGTTTGATAATTTCTGAAAAAAACAATCTTATACACGGATTCAAAGCTAATAAATATTGCCCTTCTATCTCTCACTtgttctttgcagatgactgcctCATTTTCATAAAAGCTAGGAATAAAGATGCTAGGAATCTGTCTACTTTGATAGAACAATTCAGCAAATTCTCAGGGAAGGCAGTAAACTTTGATAAATCAGCTTTAACTTTTAGCAGTAAGGTCCCAACCTCAGTCAAGAATGACATAGCAAACATACTCAGAATTAAGAGAATGTCACTTAATGAAAAAAGCATAGGTGTACCTTTActtcttcaaaaaagaaaatatgattCCTTTGTTCATCTGTTAGACAGCTTTAAAGGTAGACTTGATATTTGGCGAGCCATCTTCTTAGCTGCTCCAGGAAAAACTGTCATGACTCGATCTGTTTTAGGAAGTCTTGCTAGCCACCACTTAGTTGTCTTTCCTATGCCTAAAGAACTCACTGAAAAAATGGATAAGATACAGATGAACCTCTGGTGGGGGAAAAAGGAAAACCAAAAAGGATATTATCCTAAGGGATGGGATGACATTGCTCTCCCTAAGAATTTAGGAGGTCTTAACATAAGGAAAACATACTTGACAAACTCAGCCTTACTTGCTAAACTTGCTTGGAAGATGATTAACAATCCTGAGGAACCTTGGCCAGAAATCTTcagagaaaaatatttttatggtGCTAATCCTTTGACTAGCAGTATTTGCAAGCAGGACAGCTGGATTTGGCAAGGGATCTGCACAGGTTTGAATATTGTAAAAAGATACTATGTTTGGGAGATTGGTGATGGAAAGTCTGTAAATATTTTAAAAGACacttggattccaaatatgcacagaCCTCCCAATAACCATTTCTACTCAAGTAATATGTCCACTGTTAGCCAACTTATTGGTAATGATAGTAAAAATTGGAATACTGACTGCCTAAATGCTTTGTTTGATGAACAAACTGTTAAAGAAATTACTAACATCATAATTCCAATTACAGGAAGTGATAAACTTAGATGGGAGCCTTCCAGCAATAGAAATTTCACCATCAAGTCTTCCTACAATGTTCTTTTGAATGAACAGATAGCTTCTAAGCCTACAAAAAACAACTTATTTTTAATTGGAAATCATTCTGGAAACACAAATTGCCTCCTAGGGTTCAGCATTTTATGTGGAAATTTTTACATAAGTGTATATCAACTAAATCTAGGCTTTCTAGGTTTACTAGACATCATGATAACACTTGTTCTCTATGCAATGGTAGTACTGAGACCATTCAACACTTGTTTTATGACTTCCCTGTTGTTAGGCCAGTGTGGAATGTAGTGACCATAAGATTAAATTATATTCTCCAGAATAAGGACTTGTATCAATGGGTTAGAAATTTCTTTTCTTGTTCAGT
Coding sequences:
- the LOC113325844 gene encoding uncharacterized protein LOC113325844, which produces MESEKNDQVSDLATRFKKAGLEIDNEEETENPLPEDATLTEVEGEWDHCLIGMIIMEGKIGYKVVQKHVKFTWSHIPEGEVKVVEIEDNIMCFWLQLKKLLPEYMNPISVTKIGKLMGEVIDIEPKDAIPLDKDGVKKCDWEEKVWRRRLSYKYPYHAETKDSPFVPPKDGIMIRLVVNISTQDKEDNNSARLGKRLRISDTQDPKENMTTNVLLTSHPPAHDGKPMETPATDRVTRKEKQPKNTLGVNKITNIETQLFVLTIRGTNHNTRRIEELTTELKHWYDIESEFWRQKGKDDALLLDDRNTAYFHQKANFRKKRTQIECLKSDLGIWLDERHDIENELVRHFSNMRKTSNPPRSYDYPNNMDVKISDTDNAMLIAIPNADEVRKIVFDMKPWTTPSPDGFPPGFYQLMWETVGNDVVKMVQDFFHSHHLLKQLNHNFTTLIPKNNCPKSAVDFRPISMCNVSYKIISKLFASRLKCVLHKIISPAQTAFLSDMSKAFDRVEWFFLIDNLKKLGFSNEWCNMIEQCVTIISTSIILNGAPGDVYLPQRGLRQGDPLSPYLFILYDCLIFIKARNKDARNLSTLIEQFSKFSGKAVNFDKSALTFSSKVPTSVKNDIANILRIKRMSLNEKSIGVPLLLQKRKYDSFVHLLDSFKGRLDIWRAIFLAAPGKTVMTRSVLGSLASHHLVVFPMPKELTEKMDKIQMNLWWGKKENQKGYYPKGWDDIALPKNLGGLNIRKTYLTNSALLAKLAWKMINNPEEPWPEIFREKYFYGANPLTSSICKQDSWIWQGICTGLNIVKRYYVWEIGDGKSVNILKDTWIPNMHRPPNNHFYSSNMSTVSQLIGNDSKNWNTDCLNALFDEQTVKEITNIIIPITGSDKLRWEPSSNRNFTIKSSYNVLLNEQIASKPTKNNLFLIGNHSGNTNCLLGFSILCGNFYISVYQLNLGFLGLLDIMITLVLYAMNKDLYQWVRNFFSCSVTTVQHDFKMYEEVSFILWTIWKARRANFFDNKSFSSNELCSSIILQINDWIRIGDSQSDNITVSNGISKIWNPSANDVYKINFDASHINKNVLSCWGLICRDFAGISYGLRGGASLAVDPEQDEAQSLLEAVQWAQRNGWRKIHLEGDCSNVILAINEKTTTIKWTTQNLVQDSLNILSSFEFWVCTYAHRDANHIADSLEKYARTQSICFSWLNNEPSWIKTLIQHDQNSM